Proteins co-encoded in one Actinomadura luteofluorescens genomic window:
- a CDS encoding LLM class F420-dependent oxidoreductase encodes MRHGIVLFTSDRGITPAAAAQAAEENGFHTFYVPEHTHIPVRRDAAHPGTGDETLPDDRYTRTLDPWVALASAVTVTSAIRLATAVALPVESDPITLAKTIASLDHLSGGRVTVGAGFGWNTDELADHHVPADRRRTVLREYVEAMRALWTREQASYAGEFVSFGPSWAWPKPVQAHVPLLIGAGGGPKTLAWIAAHADGWMTTPTERDILPKVAALRAAWADAGRAGRPEICVLATARPSPEDVAAWEEAGVTEIMWGLPDRPADEVVAFLARHAARLGL; translated from the coding sequence ATGCGACACGGCATCGTGCTCTTCACCAGTGACCGGGGCATCACGCCCGCCGCCGCCGCGCAGGCCGCCGAGGAGAACGGGTTCCATACCTTCTACGTGCCCGAGCACACCCACATCCCGGTCCGGCGCGACGCCGCGCACCCCGGGACGGGCGACGAGACGCTGCCCGACGACCGCTACACCCGCACGCTCGACCCCTGGGTCGCGCTGGCGTCCGCGGTCACCGTCACCTCGGCGATCCGGCTCGCGACGGCCGTCGCGCTCCCGGTGGAGTCGGATCCGATCACGCTCGCCAAGACCATCGCCTCGCTCGACCACCTGTCGGGCGGCCGGGTCACGGTCGGGGCGGGGTTCGGCTGGAACACCGACGAGCTCGCCGACCACCACGTGCCGGCCGACCGGCGCCGGACGGTGCTGCGCGAGTACGTGGAGGCGATGCGGGCCCTCTGGACGCGGGAGCAGGCCTCCTACGCGGGGGAGTTCGTCTCGTTCGGGCCGTCCTGGGCGTGGCCCAAGCCCGTCCAGGCGCACGTCCCGCTGCTGATCGGCGCCGGTGGCGGCCCGAAGACCCTCGCGTGGATCGCCGCCCACGCCGACGGATGGATGACCACCCCGACCGAGCGCGACATCCTGCCCAAGGTCGCCGCCCTGCGCGCGGCGTGGGCGGACGCGGGGCGCGCCGGCCGGCCGGAGATCTGCGTCCTGGCCACGGCGCGTCCCTCGCCCGAGGACGTCGCCGCCTGGGAGGAGGCCGGTGTCACCGAGATCATGTGGGGGCTGCCGGACCGGCCCGCCGACGAGGTCGTCGCCTTCCTCGCCCGCCACGCCGCCCGGCTCGGCCTGTGA
- a CDS encoding SAM-dependent methyltransferase — translation MDTVDPHTPNVPRMYDYLLGGKDNYAADREAVDEVVKHAPDTPFMARQNRAFLRRAVRFLAESGIRQFIDIGSGLPTQGNVHEIAHQVAPDAHVVYVDIEPVVLVHGRALLAGTPEVTVIQGDARRPGEVLANPELNRLIDFDRPVAVLMLAVLHFIGDGDDPPGIVARLREAMAPGSYLTVSHVTGDFDADRRVRHAGAVYERATYQITLRERAEVMRLFDGFELVEPGLTTLSMWRPDPGTAMPPRADRQWCYAGVGRKR, via the coding sequence CTGGACACCGTCGATCCGCACACGCCGAACGTTCCGCGGATGTACGACTACCTTCTGGGCGGAAAGGACAACTACGCCGCCGACCGGGAGGCCGTGGACGAGGTCGTCAAGCACGCTCCCGACACGCCCTTCATGGCGCGCCAGAACCGCGCGTTCCTGCGGCGCGCGGTGCGCTTCCTCGCCGAGTCCGGCATCCGGCAGTTCATCGACATCGGCTCGGGCCTGCCCACCCAGGGCAACGTGCACGAGATCGCCCACCAGGTCGCGCCGGACGCCCACGTCGTCTATGTCGACATCGAGCCGGTGGTCCTGGTCCACGGGCGGGCACTGCTGGCCGGGACGCCCGAGGTGACCGTCATCCAGGGGGACGCCCGCCGTCCGGGCGAGGTCCTGGCGAACCCGGAGCTCAACAGGCTCATCGACTTCGACCGGCCGGTCGCCGTGCTGATGCTGGCCGTGCTGCACTTCATCGGCGACGGCGACGACCCGCCCGGGATCGTGGCGCGGCTCCGCGAGGCCATGGCCCCCGGCAGCTACCTGACGGTTTCGCACGTGACCGGCGACTTCGACGCCGACCGCAGGGTCCGGCACGCGGGCGCGGTGTACGAGCGGGCCACATACCAGATCACCCTGCGCGAACGCGCGGAGGTCATGCGGCTGTTCGACGGTTTCGAGCTCGTGGAGCCCGGTCTCACCACCCTGTCGATGTGGCGTCCCGATCCGGGGACGGCCATGCCGCCCCGCGCGGACCGCCAATGGTGCTATGCGGGGGTCGGCCGAAAGCGCTGA